From the genome of Vicia villosa cultivar HV-30 ecotype Madison, WI unplaced genomic scaffold, Vvil1.0 ctg.000857F_1_1, whole genome shotgun sequence, one region includes:
- the LOC131631709 gene encoding uncharacterized protein LOC131631709, translating to MSNLTKLDFGALDISGKNYLTWALDAQIHLSVEGHGDTIKEGNKSSDQQKAKAMIFLRRHLHEDLKNEYLTVTDPHVLWKNLKDRYDHQKTVTLPKARYEWMHLRLQDFKRVSDYNSAMFRITSKLLLCEEKVTDEDMLEKIFSTFHASNALLQQQYREKVFTKYSDLISCLLVAEQNNELLMKNHEARPTGTTPFPEVNVARHDHYRKNRGRGRAYARGRGRNYAHGLGFDRGRNGNHKNTYFHPKWKMLKRVRVAKQMKIFAIVVEEKVIGVALVVLQNTLLIFIKNH from the coding sequence ATGTCAAATCTTACAAAATTAGATTTTGGGGCTCTTGATATTTCGGGAAAGAACTATTTGACATGGGCCCTAGACGCCCAAATTCATTTAAGCGTAGAAGGTCACGGTGACACTATTAAAGAAGGAAATAaatcatctgatcaacaaaaggcAAAAGCCATGATATTCCTTCGTCGTCACCTTCACGAGGATCTTAAAAATGAGTATCTTACCGTAACTGACCCACATGTCTTGTGGAAAAATTTGAAAGATAGATATGATCATCAAAAAACGGTTACCCTACCAAAAGCTCGATATGAATGGATGCATTTACGTCTGCAGGATTTTAAAAGGGTAAGTGATTATAATTCTGCAATGTTTAGAATAACTTCTAAGTTATTATTATGTGAAGAAAAAGTAACTGATGAAGATATGCTAGAAAAAATATTTTCCACTTTTCATGCATCTAATGCGCTCCTGCAGCAGCAGTATCGAGAAAAGGTGTTTACTAAATATTCTGACCTAATATCTTGTCTTCTTGTGGCTGAGCAAAATAATGAACTATTGATGAAAAATCACGAGGCCCGTCCCACTGGTACAACTCCATTCCCAGAAGTTAATGTGGCAAGGCACGACCACTATAGGAAAAATCGTGGTCGCGGTCGTGCATACGCACGTGGTCGTGGTCGTAATTATGCTCATGGTCTTGGTTTTGATCGTGGTCGCAATGGGAATCATAAAAACACATATTTCCACCCGAAGTGGAAAATGTTGAAGAGGGTCAGAGTagcaaaacaaatgaaaatatttGCTATCGTTGTGGAGGAAAAGGTCATTGGAGTCGCACTTGTCGTACTCCAAAACACCTTGTTGATCTTTATCAAAAATCactga
- the LOC131631693 gene encoding WRKY transcription factor WRKY24-like yields MASSSSNLDTNNNNNINNLNGLNSFNHFSFSSTSHPFIMTSSFSDLLASPLDDNENTNNNNNSRSDYGAPKFKSTPPPSLPLSPPLISPSSCFSIPPGLSPAELLDSPVLLNSNNVLPSPTTGAYAAHSYNWKNNSEGNQQVANFSFQTQQVPAVTASNTSFQSSNVGIQQQQQQQPWSYQESTKQEGYSSGTNMLQGENNNNAMQIYSPEFANVQMNNTMMNNNGIQSDYNNYQPLQQVQTLSKKSDDGYNWRKYGQKQVKGSENPRSYYKCTYPNCPTKKKVERSVEGQITEIVYKGTHNHPKPQSTRKNSSNALVIVPANQNGNEMLDQPYGSFGNGQMDSGATPENSSISVGGDDDFEQSSHQKSRSGDDDDEPDTKRWKTDGENEGISAPGSRTVREPRVVVQTTSDIDILDDGYRWRKYGQKVVKGNPNPRSYYKCTHPGCPVRKHVERASHDLRAVITTYEGKHNHDVPAARGSGNNSINRPTPNNPSNPNNAATSIMPLQSLRPQQPAQLSQSLPLSLDMLQPQGNYGFSRFSNPMESYMNPQQQQQQQHQQQHQQQHQQQQQQMSDNGFSSRAKEEPKDDMFFESLLC; encoded by the exons ATGGCATCTTCATCTAGTAATTTAGataccaataataataataatattaataatctcAATGGTTTGAACTCGTTCAACCATTTTTCCTTCTCATCAACCTCTCACCCTTTCATCATGACCAGTTCTTTCTCTGACCTTTTAGCTTCTCCTCTTGATGACAATGAAAAcactaacaacaacaacaactcaagaAGTGATTATGGTGCTCCTAAGTTCAAGTCTACACCTCCTCCTTCTTTGCCTCTGTCACCACCTCTGATTTCTCCTTCTTCGTGTTTTTCTATCCCTCCTGGTTTGAGCCCGGCTGAACTACTTGATTCGCCTGTTTTGTTGAACTCTAACAAT gTTTTGCCATCTCCTACAACTGGTGCTTATGCTGCTCATAGCTACAATTGGAAGAACAATTCTGAGGGGAATCAACAAGTTGCAAATTTCTCTTTCCAAACCCAACAAGTTCCTGCTGTTACTGCATCCAACACATCTTTTCAATCATCAAACGTTGGAATTCAACAACAA CAACAGCAACAGCCATGGAGTTATCAAGAAAGCACAAAGCAAGAAGGTTATTCATCTGGAACCAATATGCTACAAGGTGAAAACAACAACAATGCTATGCAGATTTATTCTCCGGAGTTTGCCAATGTTCAAATGAACAACACCATGATGAACAACAATGGAATTCAATCTGATTACAACAACTACCAACCGCTGCAACAAGTTCAAACCTTGAGCAAGAAATCAGACGACGGATACAATTGGAGAAAATACGGACAGAAACAAGTGAAAGGAAGTGAGAATCCAAGAAGCTATTACAAATGCACGTACCCGAATTGTCCTACGAAGAAAAAAGTTGAGAGATCGGTCGAGGGACAGATTACCGAGATTGTTTATAAGGGTACTCATAATCATCCTAAGCCTCAATCTACTAGGAAGAACTCGTCGAATGCTCTTGTGATTGTTCCTGCTAATCAAAATGGAAATGAAATGCTTGATCAACCGTATGGTTCATTTGGTAATGGCCAAATGGATTCTGGTGCTACTCCTGAGAATTCGTCGATATCAGTTGGcggagatgatgattttgagcaGAGTTCTCATCAGAAGAGTAGAtctggagatgatgatgatgagccTGATACTAAAAgatg GAAAACTGATGGTGAAAATGAGGGAATTTCTGCACCTGGGAGCAGAACAGTGAGGGAACCTAGAGTTGTTGTTCAGACAACAAGTGACATTGATATTCTGGATGATGGTTACAGATGGAGGAAATATGGACAGAAAGTTGTCAAGGGAAATCCAAATCCAag GAGCTACTACAAATGTACACACCCAGGTTGTCCAGTGAGGAAACACGTTGAGCGCGCCTCCCATGATTTACGGGCCGTGATCACAACATATGAAGGGAAGCACAACCATGATGTCCCTGCTGCTCGCGGAAGCGGAAACAATTCCATAAACCGCCCAACGCCAAACAACCCTTCAAATCCAAACAATGCAGCCACTTCCATAATGCCACTACAGAGTCTAAGGCCACAGCAACCAGCACAATTGTCCCAATCCCTTCCTTTAAGCTTAGACATGCTGCAGCctcaaggaaactacggattttcaaggTTCTCGAATCCAATGGAGTCTTACATGaatccacaacaacaacaacagcaacaacatcaacaacagcatcagcaacaacatcagcaacaacaacaacaaatgtcTGACAATGGTTTTTCCTCTCGAGCCAAGGAGGAACCTAAAGATGACATGTTTTTCGAGTCATTGCTATGCTGA